AATGGTTTTGCTGGGAAGAATGATGTGGTTGCGGCATCCCCAAAGCCACAAGCCTTCTTACCATTAATACTTCCACCAAAACCTTGAGCACCATCTTCAAGGATTTTCAAATTATACTTCTTAGCAATTCTTTCAATTTCTATATAATCTGCTGGAAGTCCAAATAAGTCAACGGGAATAATAACCTTTGGAGCTAATTTGCCTTCTTCTAGCACTTCATTTATTGCTTCTTCAAGTTTTACTGTATCAATATTAAAGGTATCTTTATCTACATCAACAAAGACTGGTGTAGCCCCCCTAAAAGAGACGACTTCTCCAGTTGAGAAAAATGTAAAGTCAGGAACAAAAACGGCATCCCCTTCTTTGATGTCCCATGCCATCATAACAAGGGTCATAGCTTCCGTTCCATTGGCACAGGTAATACAATTTTTTACCCCAACGTATTCAGCCAGTCTTCTTTCAAGAGTATCTACTTCTTTTCCACCAATAAAATTCGTATTACTTAAGACTTCTTGGATTGCTGAGTCAATCTCAGTCTTGTATTTATTATATTGAGCTTTTAAGTCTCTAAATTCCACAATCATTACTCCCTACCAATTATACTTCTTTCAGTCCATCGCTATCTAAAATATACTTTCTATCACATGCATCACATTTATAATTTTCTTTTAAAGGTGTTCCACACTCGCATACCCATCCTATTTGCTTTGCAGGTACTCCTGCCATTAACGCATATGCTGGCACATCTTTTGTCACTACTGCTCCTGAAGCGATCATTGCCCATTTACCAATAGTATTGCCGCATACTATTGTCGCATTTGCACCAATAGATGCTCCGTACTTTACTAATGTTCTTTTATAACCTGCTGGACCTTTAGGATATTTACTTCTTGGTGTTAAATCATTTGTAAATACCATCGACGGACCACAAAATACATAATCTTCCAGCTCGACACCCTCATAAATAGATACATTGTTTTGGATCTTAACGCCATTGCCAACCTTAACATTGTTAGATACATTAACATTCTGTCCTAAAGAACAATTTTCGCCTATTTGTGCGCCATGATGAATATGGCAAAAGTGCCATACTTTAGTCCCCTCACCAATTGTTACATTCTCATCTATATAACTACTTTCATGAACGAAATGGTTCATCTATCGAACCTTCCTTTAAAATCTAGTGTGCTACATTTTTCAAGTGGTAATTTCACACTCTTACCTTCTGCTGCCGACTTATAGATGGCAAGCACAAGTTCAAGTGCATTTCTTCCATCTACCGCGGTTACATATGGTTGTCTACCATTCTTGATTGCATCAATCACATCTGTATATAATGGAGTATGACCAAAGCCATAAACATTTGGCGGATTCTCATGATATTTTTCTTTTAC
This genomic window from Alkalibaculum bacchi contains:
- a CDS encoding DegT/DnrJ/EryC1/StrS family aminotransferase, whose protein sequence is MEFRDLKAQYNKYKTEIDSAIQEVLSNTNFIGGKEVDTLERRLAEYVGVKNCITCANGTEAMTLVMMAWDIKEGDAVFVPDFTFFSTGEVVSFRGATPVFVDVDKDTFNIDTVKLEEAINEVLEEGKLAPKVIIPVDLFGLPADYIEIERIAKKYNLKILEDGAQGFGGSINGKKACGFGDAATTSFFPAKPLGCYGDGGAIFTNDENLANLLKSYKIHGKGDNKYDNVRIGVNSRLDSIQAAVLNIKLTAFTNHELEDVNRAYKLYTERLKGIVQTPIIPEGYVSSFAQYTIKLENKEIRDNLQARLKENSIPSMIYYVKPMHKQEAFSYLENKDCDFEITNKLCETVLSLPMHPYLSEQDIINISKVIIDFLN
- a CDS encoding acyltransferase produces the protein MNHFVHESSYIDENVTIGEGTKVWHFCHIHHGAQIGENCSLGQNVNVSNNVKVGNGVKIQNNVSIYEGVELEDYVFCGPSMVFTNDLTPRSKYPKGPAGYKRTLVKYGASIGANATIVCGNTIGKWAMIASGAVVTKDVPAYALMAGVPAKQIGWVCECGTPLKENYKCDACDRKYILDSDGLKEV